A genomic stretch from Tenrec ecaudatus isolate mTenEca1 chromosome X, mTenEca1.hap1, whole genome shotgun sequence includes:
- the PNCK gene encoding calcium/calmodulin-dependent protein kinase type 1B, which translates to MLLLRKQTEDISSVYEIREKLGSGAFSEVVLAQERGSAHLVALKCIPKEALRGKEALVENEIAVLRRVSHPNIVALEDVHESPSHLYLAMELVTGGELFDRITERGSYTEKDASHLVGQVLGAVSYLHSLGIVHRDLKPENLLYATPFEDSKILVSDFGLSKIQAGNMLGTACGTPGYVAPELLEQKPYGKAVDVWALGVISYILLCGYPPFYDESDPELFSQILRASYEFDSPFWDDISESAKDFIRHLLERDPQKRFTCQQALRHLWISGDAAFDRDILGSVSEQIRKNFARTHWKRAFNATSFLRHIRKPGHSPEGEEAPEPVMTRHTHPGLLTIQPPKW; encoded by the exons ATGCTGCTGCTCAGGAAGCAGACAGAAGACATCAGCAGTGTCTATGAGATCCGCGAGAAGCTGGGATC GGGCGCCTTCTCTGAGGTGGTGCTGGCCCAGGAGCGGGGCTCCGCTCATCTTGTCGCCCTCAAGTGCATCCCCAAGGAGGCCCTCCGAGGCAAGGAGGCCCTGGTGGAGAATGAGATCGCAGTGCTCCGCAG AGTCAGCCACCCCAACATCGTGGCTCTGGAGGATGTCCACGAGAGCCCGTCCCACCTTTACCTGGCCATGGAGCT ggtgacGGGGGGCGAGCTTTTCGACCGCATCACAGAGCGAGGCTCCTACACGGAGAAGGACGCCAgccacctggtgggccaggtcctGGGCGCCGTCTCCTACCTGCACAGCCTGGGCATTGTGCACCGGGACCTCAAG CCCGAAAACCTGCTCTATGCCACGCCCTTTGAGGACTCCAAGATCCTGGTCTCCGACTTTGGCCTCTCCAAAATCCAGGCGGGCAACATGCTGGGCACCGCCTGCGGGACCCCAGGCTACGTGG CCCCGGAGCTCCTGGAACAGAAGCCCTATGGGAAGGCAGTGGACGTGTGGGCCCTGGGTGTCATCTCCTACATCCT GCTTTGTGGGTATCCCCCCTTCTATGATGAGAGCGACCCTGAACTCTTCAGCCAGATCCTGAGGGCCAGCTACGAATTCGACTCGCCCTTTTGGGATGATATCTCAGAGTCAG CCAAGGACTTCATCCGCCACCTCCTGGAGCGGGACCCCCAGAAGAGGTTCACCTGCCAACAGGCCCTGCGTCATCTTTG GATCTCTGGAGATGCGGCTTTTGACAGGGACATCCTGGGCTCCGTCAGTGAGCAGATCCGGAAGAACTTTGCCCGAACCCACTGGAAG AGAGCGTTCAATGCGACCTCGTTCCTGAGACACATTCGCAAGCCGGGGCACAGCCCAGAGGGAGAGGAGGCCCCTGAGCCAGTCATGACCCGCCATACCCACCCAGGTCTCCTGACTATACAGCCCCCCAAGTGGTGA